Proteins encoded by one window of Salmonirosea aquatica:
- a CDS encoding ATP-binding protein, protein MSIDIKKISDEQRDRVLNLSEGHFYELKSKDIQPRKLTKTISAFSNSDGGDVYIGISEIKHNGIISHRVWDGFNTQESANGHIQIFTELFPFGNYFSYEFLETEDESSFVLHVSINKTNAICKASDGTPYVRKSAQNIPIKTLEDLKRLEYDKGITTFERQTINIPKTTIIDSEILQRFIKIVIPTTTPESWLKKQILIINDLPTVAGILLYSDEPQAALPKQSGVKVYRYKTRDEIGKRENLAFEPITVEGPMYDQIYETVNKVIKLVEDIKILTDKGLEKIIYPIEALHEIITNAILHRDYSINKDIHIRIFDNRIEIESPGRLPGHISPNNILSEQLARNGSLVRIINKFPNPPNKDIGEGLNTAFEALKKLKLKFPVITETDNSVLVKILHEPLASPEEIVMNYIQKHNEITNTKGRELTGIESENEMKRVFQRLQNRELIYLDPARKGPSSRWLLKGKPENSGNNNLDNKGQLSIF, encoded by the coding sequence ATGAGCATAGATATAAAAAAAATAAGCGATGAGCAAAGAGATAGGGTACTAAATCTATCTGAGGGACATTTTTACGAATTAAAATCGAAAGATATACAACCTAGGAAATTAACCAAAACTATATCTGCTTTTTCGAATTCTGATGGTGGAGATGTATATATTGGCATTTCAGAAATTAAGCATAATGGTATTATTAGCCATAGAGTATGGGACGGCTTTAATACTCAGGAGTCAGCTAATGGTCATATTCAGATTTTTACTGAATTGTTTCCATTTGGGAATTACTTCTCTTATGAATTTTTGGAGACCGAGGACGAATCTAGTTTCGTACTTCATGTATCTATAAATAAAACTAATGCAATATGCAAAGCCTCAGATGGTACTCCCTATGTAAGAAAAAGTGCTCAAAATATCCCTATAAAAACTCTCGAAGACTTAAAAAGGCTTGAATATGATAAAGGCATTACAACATTTGAAAGGCAGACTATTAATATACCAAAAACAACAATTATTGATAGTGAAATACTTCAAAGATTTATTAAAATTGTAATTCCTACAACTACACCTGAAAGTTGGTTAAAGAAACAGATTTTAATTATTAACGATCTACCAACTGTAGCCGGAATATTGTTATATAGCGATGAGCCGCAAGCTGCTTTACCTAAACAATCAGGAGTAAAAGTATATAGATATAAAACAAGAGATGAGATTGGAAAGAGGGAAAATTTAGCATTTGAACCTATTACGGTTGAGGGGCCAATGTATGACCAGATTTATGAAACAGTAAATAAAGTAATCAAATTGGTTGAAGATATTAAAATTCTTACGGATAAAGGATTAGAAAAAATAATCTATCCTATAGAAGCACTACATGAAATAATAACCAATGCCATTTTACACAGAGATTATAGCATAAATAAAGACATTCACATAAGGATCTTTGATAATAGAATTGAAATTGAAAGTCCGGGGCGACTTCCTGGCCATATTTCCCCAAATAATATTTTATCAGAGCAACTTGCAAGAAATGGGTCGCTTGTCAGGATTATTAACAAATTTCCTAATCCTCCTAATAAAGATATTGGAGAAGGTCTAAATACTGCTTTTGAGGCTCTAAAAAAGTTAAAGTTAAAGTTCCCTGTTATTACGGAAACAGATAACTCTGTATTAGTGAAGATTCTCCATGAACCATTAGCGTCTCCTGAGGAGATTGTTATGAATTATATTCAAAAACATAATGAAATTACAAATACTAAGGGTAGAGAGTTAACTGGCATTGAGTCTGAAAATGAAATGAAAAGAGTCTTTCAAAGACTACAAAATAGAGAATTAATATATTTGGATCCAGCAAGGAAAGGCCCGTCTTCGCGCTGGTTATTAAAAGGAAAACCTGAAAATTCAGGCAACAATAATCTTGACAATAAAGGGCAGTTATCCATCTTTTAA
- a CDS encoding nuclear transport factor 2 family protein: MTENNKAILKKANDAVTTGNYEEFLNYCTDDTKWTFIGDQVLNGKEEVRNWMLNEYIEPPKNVVKNLIAENEYLTALGVITVLNKNGKTDTFSYCDVWKIRDGKLAELVAFVVESDELKDNNF; this comes from the coding sequence ATGACTGAAAATAATAAAGCCATACTGAAAAAAGCAAACGATGCTGTTACTACGGGTAATTATGAAGAATTTCTTAATTACTGCACCGACGATACAAAATGGACATTTATCGGAGACCAGGTTCTAAACGGAAAAGAGGAAGTACGAAATTGGATGTTGAACGAATACATTGAACCACCAAAAAATGTTGTGAAAAATTTAATTGCCGAGAATGAGTACCTTACTGCGCTTGGTGTTATTACCGTATTAAATAAAAATGGAAAAACGGACACATTTTCTTATTGTGATGTCTGGAAGATTCGCGATGGAAAATTGGCAGAACTTGTAGCGTTCGTAGTTGAATCTGATGAATTAAAAGATAATAATTTTTAA